The Longimicrobium sp. genome contains the following window.
CGGATGCGGTCGAGGAGGCCGTACAGCGTCGTCGTCTTCCCGCTCCCGGTCGGGCCCGTGGCGAGCACCACGCCGTGCGGGCGCCCCGCGAAGCCGAGCAGGGCGGCCAGCGTATCGGCGCCCATCCCCATCCCCTCCAGCCCGATGCGCTCCCCCTCCGTGTCCAGCAGGCGGAGCACCACGCTCTCGCCGTGCAGCGTGGGAAGGGTGGAGACGCGCACGTCCAGCTCGCGGTCGCCGGTGCGCAACCGCACGCGGCCGTCCTGCGGAAGGCGCCGCTCCGCGATGTCCATCTCCGCCATGATCTTGAGGCGGCTGACGACGGCGGCGCGGAGCTGCGCGGGAGGGGCGGGCGCGGGCTGCAGCACGCCGTCCACGCGGTAGCGGACGCTCATCCCGCGCGCCTCCGCCTCCATGTGCACGTCGCTGGCGCCGGCCTCCACCGCCTCGGTCAGCAGGAGGTTCACCAGGCGCACCACCGGCGCCTGGTTCGCCAGCTCCTCCAGGTCGTGCGTCCCCACGTCGCCGTCGTCGGACCCGCCGGCCATCCCGGCGATCATCCCCGCGGCGGTGTCGTCGTGCCCAAAGGCTTCGCGCACCGCCTGCAGCAGCTCGTCCTCCCCCCACTCGCGCAGCGCCACGCGCGCCCCAAAGAGCACCTCCAGCTCCGCGACCGCCTGCGGGTCCGGGCGCCCGGCGAAGGCCACCACCACGCCGTCGTCGCCGCGCGCGAGCGGAAGGAGGCGGTGCTCCTCCAGATACTCGCGCGTCACCCAGTCGCCGGGACGCTCGATGGGGACGTCAGCGTGCACCGGCGGGCGCTCTGCTCTCACGGAAGGTACATCGCTCAGGGGGTGCCTCGAGGACAGGCAAAGAGAGGTTGTTATTGCGCAGACACAAAAGGTGCGGCGGTGGAGTGCCGCGGAGTCTACAAACCCGTTGCACCCCTTCCTGTTCCGCGACCGATCAGAACGACTATATACAAGCTGTTCCGTTCGCGCCAGCGCCCACATTCCCGGATTTCGTAAGCCGCCGATTACGCGCGGCTTAGATTATAAACATGTGTTTTGGCGGGATGGCGGGGCGAAGCGGAATCACGGTGGCGGGGAGGGGCACGGGCGGCCACGCGGGGCCGCCCCTACGAGGTGCCGGCGACGGCGTGCTATGCGGGGACCAGCACGTGCGCGCCGCTGGGTACCGCGCGCACCGAGAGTGGCGTGACGCCGATTGGCTCGCCGTCGGATTCGGTGACGACGGGGGAGTCGGTCTCGATGTGGATCTCGGCCGCCTGCAGGTAGATGAGGCGGTCGTCGCCCGCGTAGCGGCGGCGCGCCATCCGCCAGAGCATGGCGGCCACGTCCGTGAGGTTGCGCGGGGCGAAGATGCACACGTCCAGCTTGCCGTCCTGGAACGACACTCCCGGCCCGATGCTGAACCCCACCGAGAGGAAGCGCGACGCGAACTGCCCCATGTTGGCCACCAGCACCATCGCCGCGTTCACCTCCAGCGTCTCGCCGTCGGCCGTGATGCGGTACAGCGTCGAAGGCGGGGTGATGCCGGTGCGCAAGCCGGCGTACAGGTAGGCGCCGAAGCCCCACCGGTCCTTGAGCTCGCGCGTGGCGGCGGCCATGATGGCCCCATCCCACCCCGCGCCCGCCGTCACGGCGAAGTAGCGCCCGTCGGCCAGCCGCCCCAGGTCGATGGGCGCGGCGCGGCCGTTGACCACCACCTCCACAGCCGCCTCCACCCCCAGCGGGATCCCCAGGTTGGCGGCGAGCTGGTTGCCGGTGCCCTTGGGGATGATCCCCAGCGGCACGCCGGTGCCCGCCAGGCCGGTGATGACCTCGCCCACCGTTCCGTCGCCGCCCACGGCCACCACCGCCCGGTAGCCGACGCGGGCCGCCATGCGCGCCATCTCCTCGGCATCGCCCGCGCCGCGCGTCTCCAGGATGTCGAACCCCGCGCGGCGCGTGGCGAAGGCCCCGGCCAGGGCGCGCACGGCCCGGTCGGTGTTCGCCTGCCCCGCGGCCGGGTTCAGCACCACCAGGTATCGGGACGCGTACGGGTGTGGATCGGGCTCGGTCAACTCGGCTGCTTGGCTGCGGACGCGGGGGAGGGAGCGCGAAGCGCCGGGCCGCGAGTGACCCGGCGCCTCCAAGTATATGCGCGGACGAGGATGGTTTCTAGCGCGAAGCCCAGTCGTCGCGCTTCGGCTCGCGCCCTTCCCACTCGGCGCGCTGCGTCTCGAAGCCCGCGCGCCCGATGATCCCGTAGGTGAGCTGCTTGCCGAGCTCCACGCCGGGCTGGTCCAGCGGGTCCACGCCGTACAGGTGGCCGGCGTAGACGGTGGCGATCTGGAAGAGCATGAAGACGCCACCCAGCGAGCGCGCGTCCACCCGCGGCAGCTCCAGCATCATGTTCATCCGCCCGCGCCGTGCGAGCGCTGCCTCGGTGGCCAGCATCTCGGTGCGCAGCAGGCCGCCCAGCGTCTGCCCGCCCAGGTACCCCAGCTCGCCCAGTTCGGGGTACACGCTCGGGATCTCCACGTCGATCTCCCGCTCCGCCTCGGCCAGAAAGGTGATCGTCTTGTCGAACGGCCCTTCGATGTAGAGCTGCACCTGCGAGTGCTGGTCGGTGGCGCCGAGCGACTTGACCGGCGTCGGCCCGGCGAACACCTCCTCGCCACCGCGCGTGCTCTGCTTCCCCAGGCTCTCGGCCCACAGCTGCCGGAACCAGTCCGCGACGTCGCGCAGGCGGTCGGAGTACGGCATCATTACCTGGATGGGCGCGCCGGCCTCGGTGTCCGCCAGGTACTGGAGCACGGCAAAGAGCCCCGCGGGATTCGAGCGCAGGTCGTCGGTCTCGCAGCGCTCGGCCATCTCGCGGGCGCCGGCCAGCAGCTCGCGCACGTCGATCCCCACCATCGCCGCCGGCAGCAGCCCCACGGCGGAAAGCACGGAGAAGCGCCCCCCCACGCTGGGCGGGATCGGCAGCGAGGCGATGTCCTCCTGCTTCGCGAGCTGGCGCAGGACGCCCTTCTCCGGATCGGTGGTGAAGAGCAGGTGCCGCCGGTACCCGTCGCCCAGCTTCTCCTGCAGCCGCTGGCGGACGATGAGGTACTGCGACATCGTCTCCGCCGTGCCACCGCTCTTGGATACGACGTTGAAGAGGGTGCGCCCCAGGTCCAGCCGGTCGAGAAAGGGCCCGATGGTCGCCGGGTCCACGTTGTCCAGCACGTGGATGCGGGGGAAGAAGTCGCGCTCCTCGTCGCTAAGCTCGTTCCACGACGGCTTGAGCAGGGCGGAGCGCAGGGCGATCATCCCCAGCGCCGACCCCCCGATCCCCAGCACCACGAAGTCGGAGAACGCCTGCCCCGCCCCCTCCGCGAACGCTTCGATGGACGCGACGGTGTCGTCTTCCTGCGTGAGCCCAAAGAACCCCATCTCCCCCGAATCGCGCCGCCTCAGCGTATCGGCGTGGGCCTCGCGGAACCTCTCCGCCATCCCGTCCAGCGCCGCGGGGTCGATCCCTCGCCCGCCGAGCCGCGGGGCGAGCATGTTGTTGTAGTCCAGTACGATACGCATGAAAGGCAGGGATTGGGGATTAGGGATTAGGGATTAGGGACAGCGAGTCGGGGCGGGCGTTGTTCACCTCATCCCCCATCCCTCATCCCCCATCCCTGCAGTTCAGACCTCCACCACCAGCCCGTCGTACGCGCCGAACACGCCGGAGGGGAGGCGCCGGTCCAGCTCGGCCTGGCTCACGCGGTGGCTCAGGTGCGTGAGGTACGTGCGCTCGGCGCCGACGCGGGCGGCGGCATCGACGGCCTCCTCCACGCTGAAGTGCGTGGGGTGCGGCCGGCCGAACCAGAGCGCGTTCAGCACCAGCACCCGCACCCCCCGCAGCGCCTCCTCGGTGCGCGGGGGAAGGAGCTTGCCGTCGGTGATGTAGCCGAGCGGGCCCGCGCGGAAGCCCATCACCTCCTCGCGCCCGTGCGGCACGGGAAGCGGGAGCATCTCGAAGCCGGCGACCGTCGCGGGCTCGTACGCCCTCACCACGTGCAGCGCCCCCTCCGGCTTCGAAGTCCCCTCCAGCGGCCGCATCGTCGCGTCGAAGACGTAGCGGAACCGGTCCCGCAGCGTCACCGCGCACCCTTCGGACGCGTACACCTCCAACGGGCCGCCGCCGCGCTCCGAGAAGACGCGCAGGTCGTCCACGCCGTGCACGTGGTCGGCGTGGCAGTGCGTGTACCACACGGCGTCCACCCTCCCCACCCCGGCCGCGACGAGCTGAAGCCGCAGCTCGGGCGGCGTGTCCACCAGCAGGCGGCGTCCGTCCTCCTCCAGCAGCGCCCCGTGCCGCGTCCTGCGGTCGCGCGGGTCGGCCGAGGTGCAGACGTCGCAGTCGCAGCCGATCACCGGCACGCCGAAGGAGGTGCCGGTGCCCAGGAAGGTCAGGCGCACGGAACGGACGGGAAGGGGGACTGGGGAATGGGGAATGGGGAAAAACAAAGAGCGAGCACTCCGGCTGACGGGGAGTGGTGCCGTTCGTGGTTACCATTCCCGATTCCCCATTCCCCATTCCCCGCTTTTCTCACACCACCTCCACCTGCAGCAGATTCGTCGTCCCCGGCACGTGAATGGGGTAGCCGGCCGTCACCACCATGCGGTCGCCGGGCTGGCCCAGGCCGCGGGCCACGACCTCCGAGCGCGCGTAGTTCATCATCTCCTCGAACGTCGACTCCGCCGAGCAGAGCACCGGGATCGTCCCCCACACCAGCGCGAGCTGGTTGTAGGTGCGCTCCGTGTCCGTGATGGCCAGGATGGGCACCGGCGGGCGGAACGACGACACCACCCGCGCGGTGGAGCCGCTGCTGGTGAAGGTCACGATCACCGGCGCCTGCAGCCGGCGCACCGCCTCCACCGTGGCTCCCGCGACGGCGCGCTCGGTGGGGGTGTGGCCGTCGGAGCTGGCGCTGATGGGCATGTCGTAGTGCGGGCCCGCGTCCATCACGTGCGAGTCCTCGATCTCCTGCGCGATCCGCGTCATCGCCTGCACCGCCTGCACCGGGAACTTCCCCGTCGCCGTCTCGGCCGAGAGCATCAGCGCATCCGTACCGTCGATGATGGCGTTCGCCACGTCCGACGCCTCGGCGCGGGTGGGGCGTGGGTTCTCGATCATCGACTCCAGCATCTGCGTGGCGGTGATCACCGGGCGGCTGCTGAGGTTCGCCATCTGGATCATCCGCTTCTGCGCCAGCGGCACCTGCTCGAAGGGGAGCTCCACCCCCAGGTCGCCCCGCGCCACCATCGCCGCGGCCGATGCGGCCAGGATCTCCTCCAGATTCTCCAGCGCGTGCCCCTTCTCCACTTTGACCACGATCAGCGGCCCGCCCTCGGGGATGCGCCTCACCAGGTCCAGCACGTCCTCCGCCGTGCGCACGAAGGAGAGAGCGATGTAGTCCACCCCCTGCTCCAGCGCGAACTCCAGGTCGCGCAGATCCTTTTCGGTCAGCGACGGCGCGCTCACCCGCACGCCGGGGAGGTTGATCCCCTTGTTGGAGGTGAGCGTCCCACCGTGGATCACGCGCATGGTGACGCGCGGCGGCGCCACTTCCTCCACGATCAGCTCCATCAGCCCGTCGGCCAGCAGCACCACGTCGCCCACCTCCACGTCGCCCGCGAGCTGCGCGTAGGTGGTGGGGAGCTCCTTCCCCGCCTCGTGCTCCCCCTCGGGGGCAAAGGTGACGGCGTCGCCGGGGGTCAGCTCAACGGCATCGGGAAGGACCCCAACGCGGATCTTGGGCCCCTGCAGGTCGCCCAGCACGGCGATGGGGCGCCCAACGTTGCGGGAGGCCTCACGCACGTTGCGGATGGTCTCCGCGTGGCGCTCCTGCGTGCCGTGGGAAAAGTTGATGCGGGCCACGTCCATCCCCGCCTCGATCAGCGCGGCGATGCGCTCGGGCGACCAGGTAGCGGGTCCCAGCGTGCAGACGATCTTGGTACGTCGGTTCATCGGTCTCGCTAGTCACGGTTGGCGTGCGAGAGAGACATACTGCCCCCGGCGTCGCGGCGGGGGCAAGGGGCGGAGGGGAAACAGGTGCTACAGGCCCCCTCCCCCGCCTGCGGGGGCGCAGGGCGGGTGAGGGGGAGAATTCGGCCCGAGGCGCACAGGACCGGGTAGGGGCGCGATTCATCGCGCCCGCCCTCGCCCCCACCTCGAACCCCGCCCCTCCGCACCGACCTCGTAGGGGCCGCCCCACGTGGCTGCCCGTGCCCTCCCCCGCACCGACTTAATCCCCTCGCACCGATGCACGCCTGCGCCCCTCTCCCAGCGGTTTGGGAGAGGGGCAGCGAGGTGGCGAGCGGGGAGAGGGCCTACCGCCGGAACCGGTCCGCGTACCTCTGCTCACCCCCCGTCTCCCACGGCCGGTACGTGTTCGCGAACTCGATACGCTCCCCCAGCACGGGGTGCGACGCGCGGAACAGCTTGTACAGCGTGCCGGGATAGGGAACGGCCAGGTTCTCCGCCTGCAGCTTGGCGAACGCGGTGGCGGCCGAGCGGTTGTCGTGCGTCAGCTCCAGGCCGAAGCGGTCCGCCTCGTGCTCGTTGTGCCGCGTCACCGCGAACACCACCGGCGTCGCCACGAAGCTCACCGCGCCGAAGACCAGGATCAGCAGCGGGTACGACGCGACGTCCGAGAGCTGGTCGAAGCCGAAGCGCTCCCGGTACCGCGCGATCAGCCACCCCGCCGACGCGTGCACCGCGTACAGGCACAGCAGGATCAGGAGCGAGACGATCCCCAGCATCATGAAGACGTGCTTCAGGACGAAGTGCCCCATCTCGTGGCCCATCACGAAGACCACCTCGCGCGAGTCCAGCTTCCTCAGCAGCGTGTCCCACAGAACGATGCGCTTGCTCCCGCCGAAGCCGGTGACGTACGCGTTCACCGCCTCCGTGTCCACGCTCTTGTTCACCTCGAAGACGCGCCCGCCCTCGATCCCCGCTCGCCGCGCGGTCGCCAGGATCTGCGCCTCGAGCTGCTTGTCCTGCATCGGCCCGAACTTGTTGAAAAGCGGGTCGATGAAGATGGGGCTCAGCCACTGCCCCGCGATGATCAGCGGGATGACGGCGATCGCCGTGTAGAGCCACCAGCGGCGCGGGCTCCTTTTCAGGAGGAGGTACGGGATCCAGAGCGTGAGTGCCATTAGGAAGAGGCCGATCCCCAGCCCCTTGGCCGAGTCGCCGAACCACTTGCCGAAGCTCTGGTTTGAGAGACCGTACGCATGCTCGCGCACGAAGCCGCTGTAGTACGCCAGCGGCAGGTCCAGAATCCAGGTGAGGAGCGAGAACATCGCCCCGTACAGCACGAGCGTGAAGAACCAGTTGCGCCCCCCCGCCCGCGCCGCGTCGCGCATCCGTGCCGAAAGGCCGCTGAACAGGAAGACTGCCGGGACGAGGAATCCCCACAGCGTGGCGATCACCCAGAGCACGTTGCCGCTGCGATGGTAGCGTACCGCCTTCTCACTCGGCCTGGGCACGGGCACGTGCGCCGCCGCGGAAGCCTGCGGCCGGGCCGCGGGCGCGGGCGTCTGCTGGGCGTGCGCGGCGGGCGCCAGCGCGAGAACGAGGCACAGGAACAGCGTGCGGAGCCGGTTCATCACGGAATCGTTGCGTGGGATGGAGGGTCCTGCGGGAAGGCAGGGGCCGCGCACTCGAACGGCGCGCGGCCCCGTCGGTCACAGCTGCGGCGGAAGCTCCTGCCCTGACTGGATCTGGTGCAGGATGCCGGTGAGCATCTGCTCCCTGCGCTTGAGGGCTTCGCGGAAGTCGAAGTTGTCGGTCCCGGCGATCTCGTCGTGCAGATCGGAAAGGTACGAGCGAAGTGCGTCCGCCAGTACGGCGGCGCCATCCGTGTCGAGCGAGAGTTGGGTCATCCCGGCGGCTCCGGTTGCGTTTGGATAGGTCGGTCGGTCCAGTCCTTCCCCGCTCTCACGCAAACCGCGTACGAACGCCGCGCCACGCCGCACCGATCCCCCGCCCGCGCGCCGCCTCAAGCCACCCGCGACCGCACTTCCTCCACCAGACGCGGCAGGATGCCCCCCGCCGTCCCCTGCAGAATCACGTTGGCGATGCCGGTCAGCTCGCTCGGCTCGGGATTCACCTCGATGACAAACGCGCCGTTCGACCGCGCGATGTGGGGCAGATCCGCCGCGGGCCACACCGTCCCCGAGGTCCCCACCAGGAGGAGGGCATCGCAGCGGCGCGCATCGTCCCACGCGCGCTCCACCGCCTGTTTCGGCAGCATCTCCCCGAACCACACCACGTCCGGCCGCAGCGGCGACCCGCACGACGGGCACGGTGGTGGATCGCGCTCGCGGTCGTCCTCGCCGGGAATCTCGCCGGTGAACGGATGGCCGGCGTCGAGGCAGCGGAGGCGGCGGATGTTGCCGTGAAGCTCCACCACGTCTTCACTTCCGGCCGCCGCGTGGAGTCCGTCCACGTTCTGCGTCACCACCGTCACGTTGGGAAGCAGACGCTGGAGCTCGGTGACGGCGAAGTGCCCCGCGTGCGGCGCGGCCTCGGCAACGCGGCGGCGGCGCCACGCGTACCAGCTCCACACGCGCCGCGGATTCGCGCGGAAGCCCTGCTCGGTGGCGAGCTCCTGCGGGTCGAATTCGGCCCACAGCCCTTCCATCGCATCGCGAAAGGTGGGGATGCCGCTCTCCTTCGACATCCCCGCCCCCGTGGAAACGACCACCCGCCGCGCCCGCGCCAGGGCGTCCGCCGCGGCGGCGACTACATCAGGCGTTACCAGGATCTTGTTCGGCATGAAGGCTACTCCGGTCTGAATTCCGCCGTAACTGTGATTGACCCCATTAAATTGCTGTTGAACTCCTCCAGATCCTCGGCTGGAATCCAGTACTCCTCGTGCTGGCTGGCGCCCACGACGCGTGGAGTGTACCGGCTGAGGAAGTCGCTCCGCACCTCGAAGCGGGTCACGTATCCCACGTACCCGGAAGCGGCGTCGCGCGTGTTCCAGTCGCGGGCGATCTGCGCGGCGTACGCTTCATAGGTGACGGGGTAGAAGATCGGCTGGTGCGGCAGGCGCGGCGGGAAGGACGTCCACCCGCTCTCGCGGATCAGCGCCAGCTCCGCCTCGCCCACCGGGCGCCAGAGCGTCGTCGACTCGTCACTCATGCGCGGTGCACCACCTCGCCGCCCACCATCGTCAGCACGCACGCCATCGTCCGCAGCTCGTCCGCCGGCACCGCGAGCGGGTCGCGGTCCCATGCGACGAGGTCCGCGTGATAGCCCGGGAGGAGACGCCCCTGCCGGTCCGACTCGTTGGCGGCGTAGGCGGGCCCCTCGGTGTACGCCCGCAACGCATCCTCGGCGGAGATGCAGTGCTCGGCGAACCATCCGCCCTCCGGCCCGCCATCCCAGCCCCGCCGCGTGACGGCGGCAAAGAGACCGGGGCGCGGATCGACCGTCTCCACCGGCACGTCGGACCCGAAGGCGAGCACCATCCCCGCGCGCTTCACCGCCGCGAAGGGGTAGGCGCCGCGCGAGCGCTCGTGCCCCCAGTGCCGCTCGGCGGCGGGGATGTCGGTCATCAGGTGCACCGGCTGCACCGATGCCACGATCCCGGAGCGCGCCGCGCGCTCCCACAGTTCGGGCGGGCAGAGCTGGAGGTGCTCGATGCGGTGCCGCATGGCGCGGGGCGGCGCCACGCTCCCCATTACGTCGATCGCC
Protein-coding sequences here:
- a CDS encoding GspE/PulE family protein — translated: MRAERPPVHADVPIERPGDWVTREYLEEHRLLPLARGDDGVVVAFAGRPDPQAVAELEVLFGARVALREWGEDELLQAVREAFGHDDTAAGMIAGMAGGSDDGDVGTHDLEELANQAPVVRLVNLLLTEAVEAGASDVHMEAEARGMSVRYRVDGVLQPAPAPPAQLRAAVVSRLKIMAEMDIAERRLPQDGRVRLRTGDRELDVRVSTLPTLHGESVVLRLLDTEGERIGLEGMGMGADTLAALLGFAGRPHGVVLATGPTGSGKTTTLYGLLDRIRTGREKIVSVEDPVEYELAGVAQVPVNTRAGLTFARALRSILRQDPDILLVGEMRDPETAEICVQAALTGHMVLSTLHTNDAPGALTRLVELGVPDYLVASTVEAVLAQRLVRRVCAHCAEPGPIDPAVARGMAEAGYPATSALRGRGCPSCRGTGFRGRTGIYELLRVDDELRAELLLRPGADGLRRLALARGMRPLQADGWRQVAAGVTTPEEVLRVA
- a CDS encoding diacylglycerol kinase family protein; this encodes MTEPDPHPYASRYLVVLNPAAGQANTDRAVRALAGAFATRRAGFDILETRGAGDAEEMARMAARVGYRAVVAVGGDGTVGEVITGLAGTGVPLGIIPKGTGNQLAANLGIPLGVEAAVEVVVNGRAAPIDLGRLADGRYFAVTAGAGWDGAIMAAATRELKDRWGFGAYLYAGLRTGITPPSTLYRITADGETLEVNAAMVLVANMGQFASRFLSVGFSIGPGVSFQDGKLDVCIFAPRNLTDVAAMLWRMARRRYAGDDRLIYLQAAEIHIETDSPVVTESDGEPIGVTPLSVRAVPSGAHVLVPA
- a CDS encoding glucose-6-phosphate isomerase — encoded protein: MRIVLDYNNMLAPRLGGRGIDPAALDGMAERFREAHADTLRRRDSGEMGFFGLTQEDDTVASIEAFAEGAGQAFSDFVVLGIGGSALGMIALRSALLKPSWNELSDEERDFFPRIHVLDNVDPATIGPFLDRLDLGRTLFNVVSKSGGTAETMSQYLIVRQRLQEKLGDGYRRHLLFTTDPEKGVLRQLAKQEDIASLPIPPSVGGRFSVLSAVGLLPAAMVGIDVRELLAGAREMAERCETDDLRSNPAGLFAVLQYLADTEAGAPIQVMMPYSDRLRDVADWFRQLWAESLGKQSTRGGEEVFAGPTPVKSLGATDQHSQVQLYIEGPFDKTITFLAEAEREIDVEIPSVYPELGELGYLGGQTLGGLLRTEMLATEAALARRGRMNMMLELPRVDARSLGGVFMLFQIATVYAGHLYGVDPLDQPGVELGKQLTYGIIGRAGFETQRAEWEGREPKRDDWASR
- the pyk gene encoding pyruvate kinase — protein: MNRRTKIVCTLGPATWSPERIAALIEAGMDVARINFSHGTQERHAETIRNVREASRNVGRPIAVLGDLQGPKIRVGVLPDAVELTPGDAVTFAPEGEHEAGKELPTTYAQLAGDVEVGDVVLLADGLMELIVEEVAPPRVTMRVIHGGTLTSNKGINLPGVRVSAPSLTEKDLRDLEFALEQGVDYIALSFVRTAEDVLDLVRRIPEGGPLIVVKVEKGHALENLEEILAASAAAMVARGDLGVELPFEQVPLAQKRMIQMANLSSRPVITATQMLESMIENPRPTRAEASDVANAIIDGTDALMLSAETATGKFPVQAVQAMTRIAQEIEDSHVMDAGPHYDMPISASSDGHTPTERAVAGATVEAVRRLQAPVIVTFTSSGSTARVVSSFRPPVPILAITDTERTYNQLALVWGTIPVLCSAESTFEEMMNYARSEVVARGLGQPGDRMVVTAGYPIHVPGTTNLLQVEVV
- a CDS encoding MBL fold metallo-hydrolase encodes the protein MRLTFLGTGTSFGVPVIGCDCDVCTSADPRDRRTRHGALLEEDGRRLLVDTPPELRLQLVAAGVGRVDAVWYTHCHADHVHGVDDLRVFSERGGGPLEVYASEGCAVTLRDRFRYVFDATMRPLEGTSKPEGALHVVRAYEPATVAGFEMLPLPVPHGREEVMGFRAGPLGYITDGKLLPPRTEEALRGVRVLVLNALWFGRPHPTHFSVEEAVDAAARVGAERTYLTHLSHRVSQAELDRRLPSGVFGAYDGLVVEV
- a CDS encoding M48 family metallopeptidase, encoding MNRLRTLFLCLVLALAPAAHAQQTPAPAARPQASAAAHVPVPRPSEKAVRYHRSGNVLWVIATLWGFLVPAVFLFSGLSARMRDAARAGGRNWFFTLVLYGAMFSLLTWILDLPLAYYSGFVREHAYGLSNQSFGKWFGDSAKGLGIGLFLMALTLWIPYLLLKRSPRRWWLYTAIAVIPLIIAGQWLSPIFIDPLFNKFGPMQDKQLEAQILATARRAGIEGGRVFEVNKSVDTEAVNAYVTGFGGSKRIVLWDTLLRKLDSREVVFVMGHEMGHFVLKHVFMMLGIVSLLILLCLYAVHASAGWLIARYRERFGFDQLSDVASYPLLILVFGAVSFVATPVVFAVTRHNEHEADRFGLELTHDNRSAATAFAKLQAENLAVPYPGTLYKLFRASHPVLGERIEFANTYRPWETGGEQRYADRFRR
- a CDS encoding NAD-dependent deacylase, with the protein product MPNKILVTPDVVAAAADALARARRVVVSTGAGMSKESGIPTFRDAMEGLWAEFDPQELATEQGFRANPRRVWSWYAWRRRRVAEAAPHAGHFAVTELQRLLPNVTVVTQNVDGLHAAAGSEDVVELHGNIRRLRCLDAGHPFTGEIPGEDDRERDPPPCPSCGSPLRPDVVWFGEMLPKQAVERAWDDARRCDALLLVGTSGTVWPAADLPHIARSNGAFVIEVNPEPSELTGIANVILQGTAGGILPRLVEEVRSRVA